From a region of the Mercurialis annua linkage group LG1-X, ddMerAnnu1.2, whole genome shotgun sequence genome:
- the LOC126665124 gene encoding inactive protein kinase SELMODRAFT_444075-like isoform X1: MFPATIEPRVTQRHAWTATERTVIVAVKAEKVISKTALAWALTHVVRPGDCLTLLAVFSQTKTGRRFWNFPKLTGDCGSSHREKFPDRICEISESCSQMVLQFHNQVEVGVRIKVVSGTSGDAVAAEAERNGANWVVLDKKLKQELRHCIEELRCNIVVIKGSQAKVLRLILGCSDEVQTPYYSAAASPDEHIGEHKMKHSTPVSSPEETSTSYSRTRGGSLSSYDSMTPLLIYEQNPLFEGMNRGKLAPVDYPNDSDYIVSPPSQDRIITLSTNSTSGEANNHKSVFWIHQNHIADEKNLKVQDGNFRNTSNNKSKTSRTLLDKFLQYDQDARPDNIELSQSLQKDYNSMSSLRNPVSLGRTSSMPPPLCSLCQHKAPVFGKPPRQFSYRELEEATEGFSDMNFLADGGFGNVYRGVLRDGQVVAVKLLKSGGSQADADFCSEVRVLSCAQHRNVVLLIGFCIDDKNRILIYEYICNGSLDFHLHGNRRMPLDWHSRMKIAIGTARGLRYLHEDCRVGCIVHRDMRPSNILVTHDFEPLVADFGLARWHSEWNISTEDRVIGTIGYLAPEYVNGGKITEKVDVYAFGLVLLELMTGQRIRELQFYEGRHFISDWFPPLAALEPGYGLTKIYQLVDPCLAAEQVRDYAYQLKAMALAASLCLRPDPESRPAMSKVLRILEGGDLLVALGLDLNSAGNRSGHLRGLNIHREDKMTRSHSRKLSH, encoded by the exons ATGTTTCCGGCCACAATCGAACCTCGCGTTACACAGCGCCATGCCTGGACAGCCACTGAAAGAACAGTAATTGTCGCCGTTAAAGCAGAGAAAGTGATCTCTAAAACTGCACTGGCTTGGGCTTTGACTCACGTTGTCCGTCCCGGTGATTGCTTAACCTTGCTCGCCGTCTTCTCTCAAACCAAAACCG GTAGGAGATTCTGGAACTTTCCGAAGTTGACCGGAGATTGCGGGAGTAGTCACCGGGAAAAGTTTCCTGATCGCATTTGTGAAATATCGGAATCTTGTTCTCAGATGGTGCTTCAGTTTCATAACCAAGTTGAG GTGGGAGTGAGGATTAAGGTGGTGTCAGGTACATCTGGCGATGCTGTTGCAGCTGAAGCAGAGCGCAATGGTGCCAACTGGGTGGTACTGGACAA AAAATTGAAGCAAGAATTGAGACATTGCATAGAGGAACTTCGCTGCAACATTGTGGTAATCAAAGGTTCTCAAGCAAAAGTCCTTAGGCTTATATTAGGATGCTCAGATGAAGTACAAACTCCATACTATTCTGCTGCTGCTTCGCCAGATGAGCATATAGGAGAGCACAAGATGAAGCATTCTACTCCAGTGAGCAGCCCTGAGGAGACGAGTACTTCTTATTCAAGAACCAGAGGAGGTTCATTGTCGAGTTATGACTCAATGACGCCCCTTCTCATTTATGAACAAAACCCTCTTTTTGAAGGAATGAACAGAGGAAAACTGGCGCCTGTAGATTATCCGAACGATTCTGATTATATAGTTTCGCCTCCTTCACAGGATAGAATCATCACTCTGTCAACAAACTCAACATCAGGTGAAGCTAATAATCACAAGAGTGTATTCTGGATTCACCAAAACCATATAGCTGATGAAAAGAACCTAAAAGTCCAGGATGGAAACTTCAGAAATACTTCTaacaacaaatcaaaaacttccAGAACTCTACTCGATAAATTTCTGCAATATGATCAAGATGCTAGACCTGATAATATTGAGCTGAGCCAAAGTCTTCAAAAGGACTACAATTCAATGTCAAGTTTAAGAAACCCAGTCTCTTTAGGTAGAACATCCTCAATGCCTCCTCCTTTATGCTCACTATGTCAACACAAGGCACCAGTATTTGGAAAACCGCCAAGACAGTTTTCTTACAGGGAGCTAGAGGAAGCTACGGAAGGATTCTCAGATATGAATTTCTTAGCAGATGGAGGTTTTGGAAATGTTTACAGAGGAGTGCTAAGGGATGGCCAGGTGGTTGCTGTGAAGCTCTTAAAATCTGGCGGCTCTCAAGCAGATGCTGATTTCTGCAGTGAAGTGAGGGTATTGAGCTGTGCTCAGCACAGGAATGTTGTATTGCTTATAGGGTTTTGCATTGATGACAAGAATAGAATCTTGATTTATGAGTACATATGCAACGGGTCCCTGGACTTCCACCTGCATG GAAATAGAAGAATGCCTCTAGATTGGCACTCGCGGATGAAAATAGCAATTGGAACAGCAAGAGGTTTAAGATATCTTCATGAAGATTGTAGAGTGGGTTGTATAGTGCACCGAGACATGAGGCCCAGTAATATCCTCGTAACGCATGATTTTGAGCCTTTG GTTGCTGATTTTGGGCTTGCAAGGTGGCACTCTGAATGGAATATCAGTACCGAAGACCGAGTCATTGGAACCATAGG ATATCTTGCACCAGAGTATGTCAATGGTGGAAAAATCACAGAGAAAGTTGATGTGTAtgcatttggattggttttgttggAGCTAATGACAGGGCAAAGAATCAGGGAGTTGCAATTTTACGAGGGACGACATTTCATATCTGATTGGTTCCCCCCTCTTGCTGCACTAGAGCCAGGCTATGGCTTGACAAAAATATACCAATTAGTGGATCCATGCTTGGCCGCTGAGCAAGTCCGTGATTATGCATACCAACTTAAGGCTATGGCGCTAGCTGCTTCGTTGTGCCTACGTCCGGATCCAGAATCTAGACCTGCAATGTCAAAG GTTCTTAGAATTCTTGAAGGAGGAGACTTGTTAGTTGCTTTGGGCTTAGACTTGAATTCAGCCGGTAATAGAAGTGGCCATTTGCGTGGTCTGAACATACATAGAGAAGACAAAATGACAAGGAGCCACTCTCGTAAGCTTTCACACTGA
- the LOC126673887 gene encoding protein JINGUBANG, whose amino-acid sequence MFYKDNSTMRDDGAGDCTKFVDTGSSIPRSKFSNIMHSDPNMSSTVHDDDFSIRNSSASAVTPGFFDPNRLSCEGSPMTMSPWNNSSSPFTKSPWIPFDDTNIPQNGLIGSLVREEGHIYSLAAKKDLLYTGSDSKNIRVWKNLKEFSGFKSSSGLVKAIIISGEKIFTGHQDGKIRVWKVSPKNASIHKRSGTLPTLKDIFKSSIKPSNYVQVRNHRTSLWIKHSDAVSCLSFNEDQTLLYSASWDRTFKVWRISDSKCLESISAHDDAVNSVVATTEGMVFTGSADGTVKVWKREQPGKTTKHSIVQTLLKQECAVTALAVNTSGTVLYCGSSDGVVNFWEREKQLSHGGVLKGHKLAVLCLSAAGNLVFSGSADKTICVWRRDGNIHTCLSVLTGHTGPVKCLAVEEDREQSKPGDQRWVVYSGSLDKSVKVWSVSELAPDVNQVAMMQQQQYMMNHDVGEPATSDGSSRGGRIR is encoded by the coding sequence ATGTTTTATAAAGATAACAGCACAATGAGAGACGATGGAGCAGGAGATTGCACTAAATTTGTTGATACTGGAAGTAGTATACCCAGATCAAAATTTAGTAATATAATGCATTCTGATCCCAATATGTCGTCCACTGTCCATGATGATGATTTTTCCATCCGTAACAGCAGCGCCTCGGCCGTAACTCCGGGCTTTTTTGATCCTAATCGGTTGAGTTGCGAAGGGTCTCCGATGACAATGTCACCGTGGAATAATAGTAGCTCTCCTTTTACAAAATCTCCATGGATTCCTTTTGACGATACTAATATTCCTCAGAATGGACTTATCGGTTCTCTTGTTCGAGAAGAAGGTCATATTTATTCGTTGGCTGCAAAGAAGGATCTTCTTTATACGGGTTCTGATAGCAAGAACATTCGTGTGTGGAAGAATCTGAAAGAATTTTCTGGGTTCAAATCAAGCAGTGGTTTGGTTAAGGCAATTATAATTTCTGGCGAAAAGATTTTCACCGGTCACCAAGACGGAAAGATTCGGGTTTGGAAGGTTTCTCCAAAGAATGCAAGCATACACAAACGCTCGGGAACTCTACCAACACTAAAAGACATATTCAAAAGCTCGATCAAACCGAGCAATTACGTTCAAGTTCGAAACCACCGCACATCTCTTTGGATCAAACATTCTGATGCAGTTTCTTGCTTAAGCTTTAATGAAGATCAGACCCTTTTATATTCTGCTTCTTGGGATAGGACCTTCAAAGTCTGGAGAATCTCGGACTCGAAATGTCTCGAATCCATCAGCGCTCATGACGATGCAGTGAACTCTGTGGTGGCAACAACCGAAGGAATGGTGTTTACAGGATCAGCTGATGGAACTGTAAAAGTATGGAAAAGGGAACAACCAGGGAAAACCACAAAGCATAGCATTGTTCAGACATTGTTAAAACAAGAATGTGCTGTTACAGCTTTAGCTGTAAACACCAGCGGTACCGTTCTATACTGCGGGTCGAGTGACGGTGTCGTCAACTTTTGGGAAAGAGAAAAGCAGCTGTCTCATGGTGGGGTTCTTAAAGGACATAAATTAGCAGTTCTGTGTCTTTCGGCTGCTGGGAATTTGGTGTTCAGCGGATCAGCAGACAAAACAATCTGTGTATGGAGGAGAGATGGAAATATCCACACGTGTCTGTCGGTGCTGACTGGGCATACAGGGCCAGTAAAGTGCTTGGCTGTGGAGGAAGATCGAGAGCAGTCTAAACCTGGAGACCAGCGGTGGGTAGTGTACAGTGGGAGTCTCGACAAATCTGTTAAGGTTTGGAGTGTATCTGAATTAGCACCTGATGTTAATCAGGTGGCTATGATGCAGCAACAGCAGTATATGATGAATCATGATGTGGGCGAGCCTGCTACATCCGACGGTAGTAGCAGAGGAGGCAGGATACGCTAA
- the LOC126665124 gene encoding inactive protein kinase SELMODRAFT_444075-like isoform X2: protein MKHSTPVSSPEETSTSYSRTRGGSLSSYDSMTPLLIYEQNPLFEGMNRGKLAPVDYPNDSDYIVSPPSQDRIITLSTNSTSGEANNHKSVFWIHQNHIADEKNLKVQDGNFRNTSNNKSKTSRTLLDKFLQYDQDARPDNIELSQSLQKDYNSMSSLRNPVSLGRTSSMPPPLCSLCQHKAPVFGKPPRQFSYRELEEATEGFSDMNFLADGGFGNVYRGVLRDGQVVAVKLLKSGGSQADADFCSEVRVLSCAQHRNVVLLIGFCIDDKNRILIYEYICNGSLDFHLHGNRRMPLDWHSRMKIAIGTARGLRYLHEDCRVGCIVHRDMRPSNILVTHDFEPLVADFGLARWHSEWNISTEDRVIGTIGYLAPEYVNGGKITEKVDVYAFGLVLLELMTGQRIRELQFYEGRHFISDWFPPLAALEPGYGLTKIYQLVDPCLAAEQVRDYAYQLKAMALAASLCLRPDPESRPAMSKVLRILEGGDLLVALGLDLNSAGNRSGHLRGLNIHREDKMTRSHSRKLSH from the exons ATGAAGCATTCTACTCCAGTGAGCAGCCCTGAGGAGACGAGTACTTCTTATTCAAGAACCAGAGGAGGTTCATTGTCGAGTTATGACTCAATGACGCCCCTTCTCATTTATGAACAAAACCCTCTTTTTGAAGGAATGAACAGAGGAAAACTGGCGCCTGTAGATTATCCGAACGATTCTGATTATATAGTTTCGCCTCCTTCACAGGATAGAATCATCACTCTGTCAACAAACTCAACATCAGGTGAAGCTAATAATCACAAGAGTGTATTCTGGATTCACCAAAACCATATAGCTGATGAAAAGAACCTAAAAGTCCAGGATGGAAACTTCAGAAATACTTCTaacaacaaatcaaaaacttccAGAACTCTACTCGATAAATTTCTGCAATATGATCAAGATGCTAGACCTGATAATATTGAGCTGAGCCAAAGTCTTCAAAAGGACTACAATTCAATGTCAAGTTTAAGAAACCCAGTCTCTTTAGGTAGAACATCCTCAATGCCTCCTCCTTTATGCTCACTATGTCAACACAAGGCACCAGTATTTGGAAAACCGCCAAGACAGTTTTCTTACAGGGAGCTAGAGGAAGCTACGGAAGGATTCTCAGATATGAATTTCTTAGCAGATGGAGGTTTTGGAAATGTTTACAGAGGAGTGCTAAGGGATGGCCAGGTGGTTGCTGTGAAGCTCTTAAAATCTGGCGGCTCTCAAGCAGATGCTGATTTCTGCAGTGAAGTGAGGGTATTGAGCTGTGCTCAGCACAGGAATGTTGTATTGCTTATAGGGTTTTGCATTGATGACAAGAATAGAATCTTGATTTATGAGTACATATGCAACGGGTCCCTGGACTTCCACCTGCATG GAAATAGAAGAATGCCTCTAGATTGGCACTCGCGGATGAAAATAGCAATTGGAACAGCAAGAGGTTTAAGATATCTTCATGAAGATTGTAGAGTGGGTTGTATAGTGCACCGAGACATGAGGCCCAGTAATATCCTCGTAACGCATGATTTTGAGCCTTTG GTTGCTGATTTTGGGCTTGCAAGGTGGCACTCTGAATGGAATATCAGTACCGAAGACCGAGTCATTGGAACCATAGG ATATCTTGCACCAGAGTATGTCAATGGTGGAAAAATCACAGAGAAAGTTGATGTGTAtgcatttggattggttttgttggAGCTAATGACAGGGCAAAGAATCAGGGAGTTGCAATTTTACGAGGGACGACATTTCATATCTGATTGGTTCCCCCCTCTTGCTGCACTAGAGCCAGGCTATGGCTTGACAAAAATATACCAATTAGTGGATCCATGCTTGGCCGCTGAGCAAGTCCGTGATTATGCATACCAACTTAAGGCTATGGCGCTAGCTGCTTCGTTGTGCCTACGTCCGGATCCAGAATCTAGACCTGCAATGTCAAAG GTTCTTAGAATTCTTGAAGGAGGAGACTTGTTAGTTGCTTTGGGCTTAGACTTGAATTCAGCCGGTAATAGAAGTGGCCATTTGCGTGGTCTGAACATACATAGAGAAGACAAAATGACAAGGAGCCACTCTCGTAAGCTTTCACACTGA